A DNA window from Halanaerobium saccharolyticum subsp. saccharolyticum DSM 6643 contains the following coding sequences:
- a CDS encoding potassium channel family protein — protein MKQFVVVGLGRFGASVATTLAENGHDVLAIDRDPEKVQAISGDVTHAVEADATDEEALKTLGVRNFDVAVVSIGDNVSANILCTLILKELSLPYVIVKAPDKLHGKVLSKVGADRIVYPERDMGARIAQNLISSNVLDYIEFAPEYGVIELLATDKMTGKSLKELELRASFDVNVMAIKRGENIHISPGAEDKIESGDKLVLMGKNENLDKMHDFGN, from the coding sequence ATGAAGCAGTTTGTTGTTGTAGGATTAGGAAGATTTGGAGCCAGTGTTGCTACTACTCTGGCTGAAAATGGACATGATGTATTAGCGATTGACCGTGATCCAGAAAAGGTGCAGGCAATTAGTGGAGATGTAACTCATGCTGTAGAGGCTGATGCTACTGATGAAGAAGCCTTAAAAACTCTGGGTGTCAGAAACTTTGATGTAGCTGTTGTAAGTATTGGAGATAATGTTTCGGCAAATATATTGTGTACTTTAATTTTAAAAGAATTAAGTTTACCGTATGTAATTGTGAAGGCACCAGATAAATTACATGGAAAAGTTTTAAGCAAGGTTGGTGCAGATAGAATAGTTTATCCTGAGCGTGATATGGGAGCAAGAATTGCTCAGAATCTTATCTCTTCCAATGTTTTAGATTATATAGAGTTTGCTCCAGAATATGGAGTAATAGAGCTGCTGGCAACTGACAAAATGACAGGAAAGTCTTTAAAAGAACTTGAATTAAGAGCCAGTTTTGATGTTAATGTTATGGCAATCAAGCGCGGAGAAAATATTCATATTTCTCCTGGTGCTGAGGACAAGATTGAAAGTGGAGATAAGCTGGTTTTAATGGGCAAAAATGAGAATCTGGATAAAATGCATGATTTTGGAAATTAA
- a CDS encoding response regulator encodes MKNKVLVVDDEKNIRLTLKKALSNADYEVETAVNGEDGLAKLKEEEIPVVLLDMKMPGMDGIQFLKEVTNKEIDTKVIMITGYGSVETAVETLKLGAVDYLRKPFKPEEIINIVQDVFERYKVENSEKEVESFEEYIMLAKNAINKRDFSKAKEMLQQATSLDSEKPEPFNLLGIIYEMQHKQGEAMKMYRAALALEPGYKPANENIERAGESMGSIDLDDVNFGDDEEEE; translated from the coding sequence ATGAAAAATAAAGTACTGGTTGTTGATGATGAAAAGAATATTCGTTTGACTTTAAAGAAAGCTCTTTCGAATGCAGACTACGAAGTTGAAACAGCTGTTAATGGAGAAGATGGACTGGCAAAATTAAAAGAAGAAGAAATCCCGGTTGTACTGCTTGATATGAAAATGCCGGGAATGGATGGCATCCAATTTTTAAAAGAAGTAACAAATAAAGAAATTGATACAAAAGTAATTATGATTACTGGATACGGCAGTGTAGAGACAGCAGTAGAAACTTTAAAGTTAGGTGCTGTTGATTATCTGCGTAAACCATTTAAACCAGAAGAAATTATTAATATTGTTCAGGATGTTTTTGAACGTTACAAAGTTGAAAATAGTGAAAAAGAAGTAGAAAGTTTTGAAGAATATATTATGCTTGCTAAAAACGCAATTAATAAACGAGATTTCTCAAAGGCAAAAGAAATGCTGCAGCAGGCCACTTCTCTTGACTCTGAAAAGCCTGAACCATTTAATCTACTCGGTATTATTTATGAGATGCAGCATAAGCAGGGAGAAGCGATGAAGATGTATAGAGCTGCTTTGGCACTTGAACCTGGCTATAAACCGGCAAATGAAAACATTGAAAGGGCAGGAGAAAGTATGGGCTCCATTGACTTAGATGATGTTAACTTTGGAGATGACGAGGAGGAAGAATAG
- a CDS encoding potassium channel family protein, with protein sequence MEIILVGGGKLIYHLAKKLISKGHFITIINKDRKLADDLAREIKATVVFGDAANKKVLEDAGAYKADNLVSLTQKDHSNLFICKMAMDYFGVERTTALVNNPENEDLFNILGITGIFNVTDLISSIIEQSVISEDVSNLTMIEEGKLSIFQVEVAPDSAAAGKEIKEIDLPLSIVLGGIVRNGDISIPRGGSKIQAGDKIVIISLPEEQAEAIKVFGGEE encoded by the coding sequence ATGGAGATTATACTGGTTGGAGGAGGTAAGCTAATTTACCATCTTGCCAAAAAGCTAATTTCTAAAGGACATTTTATAACAATTATCAATAAAGATCGTAAACTTGCTGATGATCTGGCAAGAGAAATAAAGGCTACAGTTGTCTTTGGTGATGCAGCAAATAAAAAAGTTCTGGAAGATGCTGGCGCCTATAAGGCTGATAACCTGGTATCTTTGACGCAAAAGGACCACAGTAATCTCTTTATCTGCAAGATGGCAATGGATTATTTTGGAGTTGAGAGAACTACTGCTCTCGTAAATAATCCTGAAAATGAAGACCTGTTCAATATTTTGGGGATTACGGGGATCTTTAATGTTACTGATTTGATCAGTTCAATTATTGAGCAGAGTGTGATTTCAGAAGATGTAAGTAATTTAACCATGATTGAAGAGGGAAAACTAAGTATCTTCCAGGTTGAGGTAGCACCTGACTCTGCAGCTGCTGGCAAGGAAATTAAAGAAATTGACCTCCCTCTCTCAATTGTTTTAGGTGGTATAGTTAGAAATGGAGATATTTCAATTCCTAGAGGTGGGTCTAAGATTCAGGCGGGAGATAAAATTGTCATAATTTCACTGCCGGAAGAACAGGCAGAAGCAATTAAAGTCTTTGGTGGTGAAGAATAA
- a CDS encoding potassium channel family protein: MFIVIVGCGRTGSLLAGKLSRSGNEVVVIEQNPDSFALLPVDFSGFEIEGDAAESDVLIEGKIESADLLIVSTGNDQINYLVSQMARVNFDVPRIMVRTIDPAVEKMYEKEERFEIFSQISLLAENMINKIEREGMR, from the coding sequence ATGTTTATTGTTATTGTAGGCTGCGGCCGCACTGGTTCTCTGCTTGCTGGAAAACTTTCTCGTTCTGGTAACGAGGTTGTTGTTATAGAACAGAATCCAGATTCATTTGCTCTGCTGCCGGTTGACTTTTCAGGTTTTGAGATAGAGGGGGATGCAGCTGAAAGTGATGTTTTGATTGAAGGTAAAATAGAATCTGCTGACCTTTTAATTGTTAGTACTGGCAATGATCAGATTAACTATCTTGTATCACAGATGGCCAGGGTTAATTTTGATGTACCCAGAATTATGGTCAGGACTATAGACCCAGCAGTGGAGAAGATGTATGAAAAAGAAGAACGTTTTGAGATATTTTCTCAGATATCTCTTTTGGCTGAAAACATGATAAATAAAATTGAGCGAGAAGGGATGAGGTAA
- a CDS encoding HAMP domain-containing sensor histidine kinase: MNIKTLKGKMLLGFAVMILILAGVVGWSIYNFESLSNAINDILVENYRSIKASDSMVESIERQDSALLLLLRTSEEQGQEIFRRNEKEFYTWLARAEDNITIDGEGTILEKINEKYFSFVSKFDQFYNADENQRWEIYNQELLPLFNEIKTDIRELRELNRQAMVDAQGDANSRANQAIIYTIGLALLVTAFSLIFAFYLTKQILRPIKELEKGIKEVAARNFQRKVEVASEDEIGVLADEFNEMISKLKEYEKLNVKKLLMEKEKSEAVVNNLSSPLIVTDKDHKIVLINETAKELFSLREDVLGTHFLEVIKAEEIFEYIKNPEAKEEKTFLLKKNDKKRHYRISTKQVIDEDEEYQFTVTLLEDITRLKEIDNMKSEFVSTVSHEFRTPLTSMNMGLSMVINEDTGELNEEQKELLEAAYEDVERLTELVNDLLDLSKIESGKIEMEFDKVDVNDIIEKTLNPFHKQVEEKEIELKFKQSEDNVFAYADPSKISWVISNLVGNALRYADEGKIEVDAEIKGRRVLVSVADNGPGIPKEYQSKIFEKFVRAGSDKEEKSGTGLGLAIAKEIITAHNGRIWVDSKEGEGSTFSFYIPRYGYQEENNE; encoded by the coding sequence ATGAATATAAAAACATTAAAAGGCAAAATGCTCCTCGGTTTTGCAGTAATGATCTTAATTTTAGCTGGTGTTGTTGGCTGGAGTATTTATAACTTTGAATCTCTATCAAATGCGATCAATGATATCTTAGTAGAAAACTACCGCAGCATTAAAGCCAGTGACAGTATGGTTGAATCAATAGAGCGTCAGGATAGTGCTCTGCTGCTGCTTTTGAGAACATCTGAAGAACAGGGACAGGAAATATTTAGACGCAACGAAAAAGAATTTTATACCTGGCTGGCCAGAGCAGAAGATAATATTACAATAGATGGTGAAGGCACAATTCTTGAGAAGATAAATGAAAAGTATTTTAGTTTTGTATCTAAATTTGATCAATTCTATAATGCAGACGAAAATCAGCGCTGGGAGATTTATAACCAGGAGTTACTGCCTTTATTTAATGAAATCAAAACTGATATTCGGGAGTTAAGAGAACTAAACAGACAGGCAATGGTGGATGCCCAGGGTGATGCAAACAGCAGAGCCAATCAGGCAATCATCTATACAATCGGACTGGCTTTACTAGTTACTGCATTTTCATTAATTTTTGCCTTTTATCTCACCAAACAGATATTGAGGCCAATTAAAGAATTAGAAAAAGGGATTAAAGAAGTGGCTGCCAGAAATTTTCAGCGTAAAGTTGAAGTGGCCTCTGAGGATGAAATCGGTGTGCTGGCAGATGAATTTAATGAGATGATTTCCAAACTAAAAGAATATGAAAAATTAAATGTTAAAAAGCTGCTGATGGAGAAAGAAAAGTCAGAAGCTGTAGTAAATAATTTGAGCAGTCCCTTAATAGTGACAGATAAGGATCATAAGATTGTTTTAATAAACGAAACAGCTAAAGAACTATTTTCACTGAGGGAGGATGTACTTGGCACGCACTTTTTAGAGGTTATTAAGGCAGAAGAGATTTTTGAATACATTAAAAATCCTGAAGCTAAAGAAGAGAAAACCTTTCTGCTAAAAAAGAACGATAAAAAAAGACATTACAGGATTTCAACCAAACAGGTAATTGATGAAGATGAAGAATATCAATTTACAGTTACTCTATTAGAGGATATTACCCGCTTAAAAGAAATTGACAATATGAAATCTGAATTTGTTTCAACTGTATCACATGAGTTTAGGACCCCGCTGACTTCAATGAATATGGGGCTTAGCATGGTAATTAACGAGGATACAGGAGAATTAAATGAGGAACAGAAGGAACTGCTGGAAGCAGCCTATGAGGATGTTGAACGATTAACTGAGTTAGTAAATGATCTGCTTGATCTCTCTAAGATTGAATCAGGTAAAATTGAAATGGAATTTGATAAGGTAGATGTCAATGATATTATTGAAAAAACTCTTAACCCGTTCCATAAACAGGTGGAGGAAAAAGAAATTGAGCTCAAATTTAAACAGTCAGAAGATAATGTTTTTGCTTATGCCGATCCTTCAAAAATAAGCTGGGTGATTTCTAACCTGGTTGGAAATGCACTTCGCTATGCTGATGAAGGAAAAATAGAAGTAGATGCAGAAATAAAGGGTAGAAGGGTTCTAGTATCAGTCGCAGATAATGGACCAGGTATTCCAAAAGAATATCAGTCTAAAATATTCGAGAAATTTGTCAGAGCCGGCAGTGATAAAGAGGAAAAGAGTGGAACCGGTCTCGGCCTTGCTATTGCAAAAGAAATTATTACAGCCCATAATGGTCGGATCTGGGTTGACAGTAAAGAAGGAGAGGGCTCTACTTTTTCATTCTACATCCCAAGATATGGCTATCAGGAGGAAAATAATGAGTAA
- a CDS encoding TrkH family potassium uptake protein produces MKYKNLLISRYFLISKYTGIIIIFAGTAILSPLLFLLAFPEESSLAPHFLLAGGLSILAGLVLFIYGSRHQEEDVELSLNEGSIIVIFSWIGAIIFSAIPFITILDMNWSHSIFEVVSGWTTTGLSLVDVTTAPKLILIWRSIMQFFGGAGLAVIALSSLLPVHGMGLYMAEARSDKLLPHVKRSTMLIMKIYTFYTAAGIILYYFAGMPLFDSINHSMAAISTGGFSTQPDSIGHYNSLSIEVVTIVLMLLGTINFATHYTLLKGKVKRFFKNAEIRLMITLFIFLTPILMFFSLNSLYPMLSENFRITFFQIITALSTTGFSTISFVGWPIFANFIIILIMLVGGGTGSTAGGIKQYRIYLIFKSIYWEIKEQFLPRRSVSSNYLWRGENKFYVKDRHVKDVANYIMLYLFTFFVGVAIHTAYGYSLLDSMFEFGSALGTVGISIGLLSSEAPLGIIWTQTIGMFLGRLEFFIILYAGIKLFKDGVYISKH; encoded by the coding sequence ATGAAATATAAAAACCTGCTTATTTCTCGTTACTTTCTGATTTCAAAATATACCGGGATTATTATTATCTTTGCCGGAACTGCTATTCTATCACCGCTTTTATTTTTACTAGCTTTTCCTGAAGAAAGCAGCCTGGCACCTCATTTTCTGCTGGCAGGAGGACTTTCTATTCTGGCAGGATTAGTATTATTTATTTATGGGAGCAGACATCAGGAAGAAGATGTAGAATTATCCTTAAATGAAGGGAGTATAATTGTTATCTTCTCCTGGATCGGAGCAATTATATTTTCGGCAATACCTTTTATAACTATTTTAGATATGAACTGGAGCCATTCTATTTTTGAAGTCGTAAGTGGTTGGACCACAACTGGTTTATCGCTTGTGGATGTTACCACTGCTCCTAAATTAATTCTGATCTGGCGCTCGATTATGCAGTTTTTCGGTGGAGCTGGCCTGGCAGTTATTGCTTTATCTTCACTGCTGCCAGTTCATGGAATGGGCTTATATATGGCTGAAGCAAGAAGTGATAAATTATTACCTCATGTAAAACGCTCTACCATGTTAATTATGAAAATCTATACTTTCTATACTGCAGCAGGGATTATTCTCTATTATTTTGCAGGGATGCCTCTCTTTGATTCTATTAATCACTCGATGGCTGCAATTTCTACTGGAGGTTTTTCTACTCAGCCTGACAGCATAGGCCATTACAACAGTTTATCTATTGAAGTGGTGACAATTGTTCTGATGCTGCTTGGTACAATAAACTTTGCAACTCATTACACACTACTTAAAGGTAAGGTTAAAAGATTCTTTAAAAATGCTGAGATACGTTTAATGATAACTCTATTTATATTTTTAACTCCTATATTAATGTTTTTTTCATTAAACTCTTTATACCCTATGCTGAGCGAGAATTTTAGAATTACCTTTTTCCAGATCATTACAGCTTTATCAACAACCGGTTTTTCGACTATTTCTTTTGTCGGCTGGCCGATATTTGCTAACTTTATAATTATTTTAATTATGCTTGTTGGTGGTGGAACTGGTTCAACTGCTGGTGGTATTAAGCAGTATAGAATCTATTTGATTTTTAAATCAATCTACTGGGAAATAAAAGAGCAATTCTTACCTAGAAGAAGTGTTAGTAGTAACTACCTCTGGCGGGGAGAAAATAAATTCTATGTTAAAGATCGGCATGTAAAAGATGTAGCAAATTATATAATGCTTTATTTATTTACTTTTTTTGTTGGAGTAGCAATTCATACTGCTTATGGATATTCTCTTTTAGATAGTATGTTTGAGTTTGGTTCTGCTCTTGGTACAGTTGGAATTTCAATTGGCTTACTTTCATCCGAAGCTCCTCTGGGTATAATCTGGACCCAGACGATCGGAATGTTTT
- a CDS encoding TrkH family potassium uptake protein — MKISKKNLTPAQYLVFGYFIIIMLGSILLMLPVATTDGQGLGAIDAVFTATSATCVTGLIVVNTKEAFTHFGSTVIMLLIQIGGLGIMSMSTLFAFIIGKKISLKERLIIQEDLNQYQISGMVRLVQYLLGFTFAIEGTAAVILFFRLVEDYPAGRAIYLAIFHAVSAFNNAGFDLFGNSLENFTGDITINFVIMALIILGGIGFGVMVEAYNRVRFKKSTLQTKIVLVITLALLIFGFIVFFVLEYDNTLAGLPLLDKILGAMFLSVTPRTAGFNTVATGALKQSSLFIIIILMFIGASPGSTGGGIKTTTFGVMLVTLKNMITGKEDMEVYNRRFEKKIVYEAFTITMLAAGLVVLVTTLLLVIEDFQFIDVLFETVSAFGTVGLSTGITGELSDISRVLITITMFAGRVGPLTLALAFGERVRKGKYHYPTEKVMVG; from the coding sequence ATGAAGATCAGCAAGAAAAATTTAACCCCGGCACAGTACTTAGTTTTTGGTTATTTTATTATTATCATGCTGGGTTCAATACTTTTAATGCTGCCAGTTGCAACAACTGATGGTCAGGGGCTGGGAGCTATAGATGCAGTGTTTACCGCTACATCTGCCACCTGTGTGACAGGTTTAATTGTTGTCAATACTAAAGAAGCCTTTACTCATTTTGGTTCAACAGTTATTATGCTTTTAATCCAAATTGGTGGACTTGGTATCATGTCGATGTCTACCTTATTTGCCTTTATTATTGGAAAGAAGATTAGTTTAAAAGAAAGATTAATTATTCAGGAAGATTTAAATCAGTATCAGATATCGGGAATGGTGAGATTGGTCCAGTACTTGCTTGGCTTTACCTTTGCAATTGAGGGAACTGCTGCAGTTATCTTATTTTTCCGTCTAGTTGAGGATTATCCTGCAGGGAGGGCAATTTATCTGGCTATTTTCCATGCAGTATCTGCTTTTAATAATGCTGGTTTTGATCTTTTTGGAAACAGCCTGGAGAACTTTACCGGTGATATAACAATTAACTTTGTTATTATGGCCTTAATTATCTTAGGTGGTATAGGTTTTGGGGTAATGGTAGAAGCTTATAACAGAGTCAGGTTTAAAAAATCAACTCTGCAGACTAAAATAGTTCTCGTCATAACATTAGCTCTTTTAATCTTTGGTTTTATAGTGTTTTTTGTTTTAGAGTATGATAATACCCTTGCTGGTTTACCACTTCTTGATAAAATACTGGGAGCAATGTTTTTATCTGTAACACCAAGAACAGCAGGTTTTAATACAGTTGCAACCGGAGCTCTAAAACAGTCGTCACTCTTTATTATCATTATCTTAATGTTTATTGGTGCATCACCCGGCTCGACCGGTGGAGGTATCAAAACAACTACTTTTGGAGTGATGCTTGTTACTTTAAAAAACATGATTACAGGTAAAGAAGATATGGAAGTATATAACCGCCGCTTTGAAAAAAAGATCGTCTATGAGGCTTTTACTATTACAATGCTGGCTGCCGGACTGGTTGTACTGGTAACTACGCTTTTATTAGTGATCGAAGACTTTCAATTTATTGATGTTTTATTTGAGACAGTTTCTGCCTTTGGTACAGTGGGACTTTCAACAGGAATTACCGGAGAGCTATCTGATATCAGCAGAGTTTTAATTACTATCACGATGTTTGCTGGCAGAGTTGGTCCACTTACCCTGGCACTTGCTTTTGGAGAAAGGGTAAGAAAAGGAAAATATCATTACCCAACTGAAAAAGTAATGGTTGGTTAA
- a CDS encoding response regulator transcription factor: MSKILVVDDEKNIRLVVGKSLEKAGYAVDYAVDGVEAVDKANNISPDLILLDLRLPKMNGFLVLEALKSDAATEEIPVIILSALSEEDDVQKAISSGAEDFLVKPISQSDLLAAVEESIMEEGTGQEEIEEEDNNEK, encoded by the coding sequence ATGAGTAAAATTTTAGTAGTAGATGATGAAAAAAACATTAGATTAGTTGTTGGTAAAAGTCTGGAAAAGGCAGGTTATGCTGTGGATTATGCTGTAGATGGAGTTGAAGCAGTTGATAAGGCTAATAATATTAGTCCAGATCTTATTTTACTTGATTTAAGGCTGCCGAAGATGAATGGTTTTTTAGTACTTGAAGCTTTAAAAAGTGATGCAGCAACCGAGGAAATACCGGTTATTATATTGTCTGCTTTATCTGAAGAAGATGACGTGCAAAAGGCAATTTCTTCAGGTGCTGAAGACTTTTTAGTCAAACCAATCAGCCAGAGTGATTTACTGGCTGCTGTAGAAGAAAGTATTATGGAAGAAGGAACAGGACAGGAAGAAATAGAGGAGGAAGATAATAATGAAAAATAA